ATTCATATCATTGGCAATACATGTAGCGCGCTAGCGCGTTAAAACATCAATAagacataaaaattgtttatatcatttataattggTGTAGAGGATTACTAGATTAAGACATcaataaatcatcaaaaatgCTTATAACATTAGCAATTCTCGTAGCGGGCTAGTACATTAAAACATCAATACAATATCAAAAATTCTTATACAGTTTATACTTCCCGTCATgggtaaatacattaaaacatcaaTAGGATTCATATCATTAGCAATTCATGCAGTGTGCTGGTGCATTAAAACATCAATAAGacataaaaaatgcttatatcatttataattgcTGTAGAGGATTAATAGATAAAGACATcaataaatcatcaaaaatgCTTATAACATCAGCAATTCTCGTAACAGGCTAGTACATTAAAACATCTATACAATACCAAAAATTCTTATATAGTTTATACTTCTCGTAATgggtaaatatattaaaacatcaaaagGATTCGTATCATTAGCAATTCATGTAGCGTGCTGGCGCATTAAAACATCAATAAGacataaaaaatgcttatatcatttataattgcTGTAGAGGATTAATAGATTAAGACatcaataaataatcaaaaatgcttataactaaggcccggattttgatgacatttgcatttttttgcattttttgcatttttggacattttttgtcctttagagcattttttgagatttatagggcattttctttaaaattttggggcgtattttgcattttaaagcattttttttaaattttttgttacatttttctaatttttattattttttataattttttattatcacacaGGCTTtcaattaatgaagaaaatttttaggatattaacaggtgaagcaacatcttttcaaattgaagaagaattgtcagtaagtgtgaccgtccttttcaagtacgcaccaataacatcagtagacgttgaaagaagcttctcctggtataaaaatttgctttcagacaagagacgctcgtttacatttcaaaatattaaaaaaaaaatttaataatccactgtaattctgatatttagtaatattatgagatggaagttgttatattcatttaagtttctatacaaaatgaaaatgttttggagtcaatatattttccttttttttgttatttttggatataaaacatatttgtcaaactttaatgaacgtagaacaagtattgcattgctttatattttttgaaacgactcataataattttaaagagtaaaacattgttttagttcaatatttttacttctatttaagtcatgtcataaggcatttttagctcaattttcgcattttaagggcattttttgcacttttaagggcattttttgcacttttaagggcattttttgcagttcataagggcattttttgcactttttaagggcattcattgagattttttaggtcatcaaaatccgggctctacttATAACATTAGCAATTCTCGTAGCGGGCTAGTATATTAAAGCATCAATGCAAtatcaaaaattcttatataGTTTATACTTCCCGTAATgagtaaatacattaaaacatcaaaagaaTTCATATCATTGACAATTCATGTAGCGTGCTAGCGCGTTGAAACATCAATAagacataaaaattgtttaaatcatttataattgcTGTAGAGGATCATTAGATTAAGACATcaataaatcatcaaaaatgCTTATAGCATTAGCAATTCTCGTAGCTGGCTAGTACATTAAAACATCAATGCAAtatcaaaaattcttatataGTTTATACTTCCTGTAATgggtaaatacattaaaacatcaaAAGGATTCATATCATTGGCAATTCATGTAGCGTGCTAGCGCATTGAAACATCAATAAGACTTAAAAATGTcttatatcatttataattgctgtagtggattattatattaaaacatcaaTTAAACATCAGACAGTTTCATATCTTTAGCAGTTCTTATAGCGAGCAAGTACGTTAATAAAGTATCAAAGTAActaatatcatttataattccCGTAACaagttaatacattaaaacatcatAAAGACTTATATGATTAACAATTCTTGTAGCATGGTAGTAcattaaaacatcaataaaatttaaaaatggctaTCATTTAAAGTTTCTGTAGCGGattgttatattaaaacatCAATAATACATCAAAAAGGCTTCTAACAACGAAATATAATATAAccataataagtaaataaaaccataataaagattaaagataaattagatttctttttatcaaaatacataTTCTTATCTTGATGTCtagttttaaatctaaacaaaataattaaaaaaagttttttacttcaTATAGATCCGTTGTTCAAAAATTGTCTTCTTCCTTTGAAATATTGGTATAATCCTAGAGTAGCCCTACTCTTGGCGACTTATAGAAAATTCCTTTGAATCAGCAATAATCGCCACTGGGTGGGCTATTCCAGGATTTACTCAAAATGTTTTCTTGATCTCGTTGTACTGTTTTTCTATTGTTGTTTGTGTTAGCTGgacatttttatgtttctataCATCGTTATAAAAGAGTGAAATAATtgatctaaaataaaacatatatactttctttctcaaatttatcacttttaatgtgataaatttgagaaagaaaattttaattttggatacACACAGTACTAATTTGCTAACTGTAATATTGTACTTCACTGCTTTATCAATTCTAACGTAACTTAAATGATTAAATCATAGCATATTATTCGTTCCgtagaaaactattaaattcatgaaaagtaaataaaattactcagatttttgttttgtttcattagaTTACATGATCTAAGGAGCCGTTCACTGCACACATTGATTAACtccattgaattaaaaaaagaatatcacaataatggaatattataataagaatataagatctaaaatttacattatttcttaaatttcttacataaaatgatttcttttaccATTTAGAGGTGCTACTCTTTATTATTTGGATTGGAGAAATGTATCTAAACATAGAAAGCTATGTctaaatttcatacatttatttcaagaattggAGTTAATCGATATCTGCAAGTAACGGTTCATATATTGAAAGGCCTTtacatctaataaaaaatttccaaaacaaaTATAACTTGCAGACATCGTGAATAGGTTGTAtcttgaaaagaaacaaaatggaattaaaaaatatagacgTTGATTGTGTCATCCGCTTTTTAAACTAACCGGGTGAAAAAAGTGAACAACTGTATTAGATAGTTGAAAATACTGCAGCTGTAGTAGGGTTCAAGCTCCATGAATAAAAAACCCTATTCGAAATTGAGATGAAATTTCGCGTTATTACGTTAAcgaataagattttaaattcatcacTGGTGATTTTGTAGACAGTATTATCTGATACACAATATTAATTTGGTAAAAACGATATTTCACTATTACAGTATAACATGGTACTAGATTATggataagtaaatatttatatatttcatttcacaagcaatagtattataatattgtataaagaaaaattctacaattattttaaaagatgaaactgaaggataattataaaataactataacttGTGAATGTTGGGGAAATCTAACCACTTTTCatgcataaatttttctcattcaaaaataatgagCACATTTGAAACattgtacatattttatatttattagattacattcgtaatattttaataataaaatacgcatacttatattaattatttggttATTGTATATCAGCAGTAGgaactgaaaattatatttttctgcaagAGGTATGATTTAGAATACAGTTTGCTTAATTCATGCACTCTAATTAGTACCAGCCTAAAAACTATTGCGAATTTATGATTAAGAGAAAACGTAgaataatctaaattaattgtttaatagcATAATAcgaaatatgatattaaatttttgaattattacaagTAGAGTTAAAATGTTGTAAGtgtataaagtttaaatggaaCATGATGTTACCAACTTTAAAGTTCATGCGTGACTTTATTAAGGATTGAGGCTGCATCATTTTCGGATGTGTAAACAACTTTCTTCTTCTTACGCTTTAGAAATTGGTTCGATTGAAACCTTTGACATAAAAAGTACTGACAGAGGTGGTTGCATTgctaatcaataattattagatCATAATTGACTAATTAGAAGGATTCTAACTTagtttttcatcatattttccTTCCTgggaacaagaaaaataattgtcatcatgagaatttaaaaaaaaggaaataattccATTCAGTTCCTATAAATTCAGATGCAGATTGCGAGTTTCTGCTATCAAAAAgtcaatttaatcaaatttcagaCGCCTTAGAaaagttaaatcttttttaagcaGAGTTCTCAATTATTGTAGCACTCAAATGTTGAAATGTTGTCTCACTTACACTATAAGCCTCACTTACGTAATAAGAAATTTAGTGATGGGTGTGTAAGTCTCCTTAGAAATGGTTCTCAGCCAGTTTAAATGACCTGTTCAATAGATGATGTTGATATGGTCCTCCTAAATTTTACCATGCGCCGTTTCAAGTGTTCTCGTGAATGATGTGAAATTTAGACAAATGTGTAACGTTTTAAACAACGAGTCATCCAAAGTTCGaacaaaatgtcaaaaacaaGTAAAACATAACGTTATAAGCTGCTAAGTATTTATAtatgttgtatttaattatctGTACATTACTTAAATACTGCGTTATCCATACACaggctgttaaaaaatttcattaaaatttttaagaaacaatagatttaattaatcatttaacgAAAGTGCACAGCGACCTGATCCTTCTGCGTCAAAAGAGTTTCTTAATTAATACACTAGACTGCTCCTAAAGCAATgcttgtctttaaaaaaagaaattacgaTTCATGCAATTTTCCTCCAATATGTGTGTTGAAAATGATGTTTATAGATGCAAGTAGTTATATCAAAGAAATCTGGTCATGGAGTTAAAATAGGATTTAGTAAcagcttattttaaaacttataataatattgtGCTTGAAGAAAGGTGAAAAAATGAAGGCTGTGTAAGCAAAAAGTCATTTAGATATCAGGTTTGCTGGGGTTTTGAGCGTAACCATAGGCTGTAGGTGATTTCCATTATCAAAGTAAAAATAGCCACTGCCCAGCCTATCCCAAGTATAATAAACACACCACTTAAATCTGATAACCTTAAAGGTGAGGTTAATGCACTATGAGAATAATTACTGTtcaaatttctctttaattcGATTTTGAAAACGACATCGTTCgcgaattttttatataagcCGCCACTCAAAATTCGGAGTATCATTTGATTGAAGCGCTCTTTGCAGCAAAAATCTTTCCTGATTGCAACACCTGAAGGAAAATCTCCAAAAATATCTTTCGAATAAAAGTACATTTCAGGGGGCCCGAAAAATATTCGCAAAAACGTGGGGTTCCCAAGTATTGCTACGTCTTCTGGAACAATTTGGCTGATATTCGGATAGAAGTaccatttattctttttaatgtattccCCTAATCCTTTGAAATGAGGTACAATGCTTTCAGACAAATATTCTGCTTCAAGGGTGGGACCCGCAGCCAGACACTCCATTTTCCCCTCTCTGACTGCGGTGTAGAGATctttgaaatcttttatttgtttcattttgattGGGGACGTCAAAAATGATAACAGGACAGAGCTGTAACCTAGAAtcagaaaatatgaataaatgagCCAAATTCCAAGTGGTATCCGCCTGGACAGTGAACGAGGATTGTAGCTTATTCCTTGTGCGAAAGAAGATCCCCACACATTGATGAAAACCGAAATCATTGAGTCTTTTGGTGCAATCAAAGATCGAAATAGCACTGTCATTAAGAGCAGTacggcaaaaaataaaatccatgtGAGACTGCTGAAAGGATACGCGAATGCTGCTGTTTTTGGCAAGAATGAAGCGTGAttcattataaaagttttttcaagaTTGTAGTAAGGTACGCTGAAATCTGCAACAAATGACCTCTCTTCGGTGACACTTATGTAGGTGAATGCCATGTCAGTTTCGTTCCTTGCGATCATTCCCATCATTCCAGTCCAGTTTCCGAATGCATCCTTGAAACCGTACGAATAATCTGAGGGAACAACAATCTCATATTCGAAATTTAGCGAGCGTgacaatagttttataaattcatcTTCAACACCCGAGATAATGTTTCTGTTGTTGactctttttagttttgtagttATGGTATCGGGTATAACTGCTATTCTAAGTTTATCGGGAAAGAATGCCTCCATATTTTACGGAATCTTTTTAGGTTCAGTTTCAGATCAAGTGCTTTGACTTAAGTTAGTTCTTGAAGACTTGCAGAATATAGAGAGGTTGCGTTTTTACGAAAATTCGTTAGTTCTTCATAAGATGAATGAATTCTTCATGGAAATATTCTTTTGGaacttttgtgaatattttacgGTTGTATAAAAAGCTGTGATAGTGATTCGTGTTGATAGTCAGGTTTGAAATTAGCTTTGATTTATTGAATCAAGTCTGTTCTTGAAAGCTAACagagaaataaagaaagattaTGAATTACAAGGCTAATCTTGCTAAAAAGCGAGTTTctttaactatatattaatatttttaaagaattattaaataataattagtttgtaTATTTTCAGTCCAGGtagaaatcattatttattcgaaaaaatatattaaatgctcGAATTATTTGCACACAAGTTAGTCCATGAGAGTTGCCAGGTAAAAATTTGAACTGTTAAAGTCCctgatatttaagaaaaggaaGGAACAGGAAAGTGTCGAATGCACAAcagaattttgagtttttactTTCGTTTCAGAGCTTTAATGAATGGATTGTTCCTCAGAATACATATCTTATTTAAGAGTAGCTCATTTCGAAATGTGACATTTATACGTTTTGCTGTCAGGGTTTCAAACACTCTcttgcgatttttttaaaatttatttttgctattgtTTCTTATTACATCTGAGAAAATTACGAACAGGTTTATTTTCTGGAATAGAAACTCGTTGTTAAATGTAATGATTATTAGTAATGAATAATTGTGATGAATTACAATAAAGAAAACACCTAATAGAGAAAAACAATTACAAGAgttgtaaaagtaataaaaaaaacttctatactacctcattttttttaattcctgaagaaacattttgcgaattattttgaaacttaagaaGTGTTTAAATCAtgcaatttctcaaaaatatcaataaattttaaaccatgTTTGAGGGACTGGCAAATATGAATAcggattaaattaataaatttataaattacgaattaaatttttattttgaactctCTACATCAAAAAATATGGTGATAAACTTGTAACGTAAATCAATTActttggttattatatgcaatagtgcacaaaatttcgtaaatctagcttaaatattcgtagagacatgaatatttttttatcttaattattttgcgTTGGGTTTTCTAACTATATCTGCGAAAATATTTCgctgtaaacaatttaaaagtttttcgcagtaatttttcaataataataaaagtatcattttaaaattagaaattttttctttaaaaattgctcaAGATACAAGTAGTTAAAGTTATCCTTTTATACGGCGCATGcaagtaaaactttaaaatataaattttttattttattttaaattatttattttaaattgtatatggtaacatataaaaaaagtccgatttgtatatcttaaaaatacaaaatggtcTTAGAAGttctggaaaatttaaaaagaaagttttgaagGGTAAAGATCTAGcctcaaattataatttgaacaGTTAAActagatttatgaaaaaagattcattaaaaTGGCAGAGGCATTACATGGAATCATTCccgattaaattatttcaagtgtTTTCTTTCCAAATATCATCACAATTTGTTCCTTATCatcattttagaatattttgatttgttattaaAGTATGTtatatagtacaaaataaaatttgttatatataacaaattttattatatacaacagtaaaatataataacagttATATATATACGGCGGAAAATCCCCTTAGAATTCAGaggatttaagaaaaagtacgataactactttaaaaatttcttaaaacttacgACATTTTCAAGATGTTCAAATAGGACGTtctttattttaccaaatacgattaaaaaaaaagaaaaattatgaaaacaattttattcaaatattttcctcgAATGCGCAGTATGAAACGATTCCTATAATCAATAATATCTTGCGTAATCTCTAACGAatctctttcaaattttaaaatgataatttgttattaattaaaaaattcctagtGATTCCTAGTGAGCCTCCtagtgatttaaatattttacttattgattGCCGGAGTGAgtattcattattcttttttttttttttcaaatataaggTAAACAGGGAAAGCTTGACCCTCTTTTTAGTCATTAGACTGATCGAAAGTTTgggttaattttgctttttgtccAGTATGTCATAGCTAGAGAATCTTTTTAACtgtaaatcctttttaaaatttttgtacacaaaTATAAGTTTGATTTctcttaagattaaaataatttttaatggatttttattactttgtttaataaatgtcGAATAAATTTTAACCTCTACATACAAATTCATACATCGTTTTAAATCGGTAAAATAGCttctcagaaataaatttaaaaattatatctttttaaaaattttgtaacttaggAGATATTCAGCCGATTTcacactaattttttatttttgtcattcaaaGTGGCTTAGAAATTGTAATGACttacaatttaatgtttttccatccttattaaatgaaataataaaaacgtatttgaaaaactattaaaattattgttttcattggCTATCTTTGTTTAAACTAAACCTATAAGTGTATGCAAAAGTTTTcgaatatttgaaacatttttgaggTATGAGAAACGCGAATTTGCTGCAGAATTTACTATTGTGTGCTGCAGGTTTATAATATCGTCCCTTAAActtttagctaattttttaaaattaaaattgctaaaatttaatttccatcaAATGGTTCCGTTATAAGCTATTATATTTGTAACGGTAACTAGCCCTCCTCCCCCCGAATTCagtctattttaaaatgatccaacataagaataactactcttttgataatttattattgttaaaccACCAGAAATTTCATTCATTGGAAGTCAATTGCTTGAATAATCATGAATAGCCATTACAACAATGAGAGAACTCAGACTGATTCATGATGCaccaatataaaaaaagcaatttgttttgataatcTGTTTCTGCTTTACCAACAAGAATTTCAACATTGTTTCTTCGAAATTCATTTCGGGGACAATGACCAATATTAAGTGATGAACATTGATTGATCAAAATTTCCATCCACATGTTATTAGTTGACCATCAAATCAGTAAAGCATTATCTTTAAACATGAAATGATTGATGTTATTGGTCCtacagtaggggagagtggggtcaattgtaacagagcaaaaattttgagtgtcgggttctagatttggttcctaggtggcgcacaaggtgtacttaataaatctacatgtacaagaattttattttaattattattctccactacaaagacgtggtttttaaaaatgttattttttattttgaattttattattttaaattataatttttttaatttttcatttttattatatattattttaaaatttattacttttcaattattattcttcactacaaaaaacgtggtttttaaaattatgtatttttatttagattatttttcttagtcaagACTACTACAAGACTACTCctaaaataatagaactttcatttcaaattagggatacaaaaatctttatagaaaaacaatacatttacgactttcattagttttatgctgatgacaaccaaaacaatctggaaatgaatgaggaaaaactggatcctatcacgtgatttttcagccaataaaaatactccgacaataaaaatcttttcacctgacatgtaatactaatttgaaataatcgaatcgacaacaaaagacaatctcgaaaataaatttttttaaaattttaattttattttactttgtatgtctttttctcttcattttcatgcattgtcatccaattctgaactatgccaaatttgaagtttgtagctagtcgggaagttagtttaaaatcgattacaaaattccacccggacagacatacacgaaagcaagttaatataaacgtggtaaaaatggttaattttataatctaataggaatgcaacaattttttttaaaaacattaaataaacttaacgtattttaattactgtaaaacctgttttttgaagaaaaacaaccaaaataataataatttaagttaaataataataataaagatattatatgaatttaaaatattcgaaatatttttttattcgacagattttaatttatattaggtTTCTGCAATGAGAACagcaatctttatttttactaaaaagtaaCTAGATAATTAGAGGgaaaatttttagtgaaaattaaagtattcctttaaaaaaatttgaagtaggattattttgctttatttcagTTGGACCTTCGATTCtaaagacaatttattttttaaaaattattaatttcataaaaagtccTATTTAATTTGTGCAGTGAAATTTAGCCTCGCACACTTTGAGACACTCTTTAAGTTtaacgcttttttaaaaaaaaaacaaacaaatattaaatcttaattattcttaattttgcaAACCTAAGATTGTATCTTCTTTTGCACAATACAAACATCTTATTGGTGTAACGAAAGGTATTAATGTTTGTTCATATACCGGAAAACGGCttggccaaaaaaaaaaaaaaaaaaaaaaaaaaaagtttNaaaaaaaaaaaaaaaaaaaggaaagtttcaataaatttgtgtatttatttttgagagtgTAATGTCATCCTCAACATTCCATCTGTTCCTGCACTTTTTGTTTCATCATCTGAAAAGAAAGATCTTAGGAggtatcaattttaaaaaaaattacaaaatcattatttttttctcttttaacgggaaaatatttaagaaatattttggcaCGGATCTGaaaagctttataaaaatttaatttagacatTGTTATCGAGATTCGCTTAACTTCATACAAGAGTATTATACTAACTAGGAAAACATTCTATAGTTTCGACATTTAATATATCTTcccgaaatttcaattttaagagaGTTTCGTCATTTTTTCTTTGTGCCTTGGAAATAATTATGCTCGATTCTAGCAGTGATGTGTCGAGCTCTTTAAACTCATTCACGCACAAATTTCAACATCCAAACTGCAACCAAATAATGTTTGAGCTAATGGAGGTGCATGTTCAGatatgaaaaatcttatttcatcttaaaattctcaaaatctTGCAAACACTTTTCTATGAGATAACCAACAGACTTACCTGTGACACACAACCTCGAGAGACTCTTTGGTGTGTCACTTTGGGTCGAAACTGGATAGTACTATAGTTTTAGCTGTTAGTCACTCTcacttttcgaaaattattttacattaataattaataaaaaaaaaatgaaatttcgttCGCTTACGCTTGATACCGCACTCCTCTATGGTCAGTTGTATGCTATAAACTAGCCATAGAGGAGTGCACTAACAGGTTgagaatcattattttaaaacataatattcttacctattgtagaaaaattacttt
Above is a window of Parasteatoda tepidariorum isolate YZ-2023 chromosome 5, CAS_Ptep_4.0, whole genome shotgun sequence DNA encoding:
- the LOC107438507 gene encoding glutamate receptor U1-like yields the protein MEAFFPDKLRIAVIPDTITTKLKRVNNRNIISGVEDEFIKLLSRSLNFEYEIVVPSDYSYGFKDAFGNWTGMMGMIARNETDMAFTYISVTEERSFVADFSVPYYNLEKTFIMNHASFLPKTAAFAYPFSSLTWILFFAVLLLMTVLFRSLIAPKDSMISVFINVWGSSFAQGISYNPRSLSRRIPLGIWLIYSYFLILGYSSVLLSFLTSPIKMKQIKDFKDLYTAVREGKMECLAAGPTLEAEYLSESIVPHFKGLGEYIKKNKWYFYPNISQIVPEDVAILGNPTFLRIFFGPPEMYFYSKDIFGDFPSGVAIRKDFCCKERFNQMILRILSGGLYKKFANDVVFKIELKRNLNSNYSHSALTSPLRLSDLSGVFIILGIGWAVAIFTLIMEITYSLWLRSKPQQT